A section of the Leptospira kobayashii genome encodes:
- a CDS encoding STAS domain-containing protein yields MANIKISEKPDGDRTVMQVAGEIDAKTAPELKVKLELAIGNGAVKIVLDFSSLTYISSAGIGVLNSIQKFLKDKSGEIILCGLSKEVKDTMDLMYFTKKVKVFANLEGALASL; encoded by the coding sequence ATGGCTAATATAAAAATTTCGGAAAAACCTGACGGTGATCGTACTGTTATGCAAGTGGCGGGTGAGATTGATGCGAAAACAGCCCCCGAATTAAAGGTCAAATTGGAACTTGCGATCGGGAACGGAGCGGTCAAGATAGTGCTGGATTTTTCTTCCCTTACTTATATTTCTTCCGCAGGGATCGGGGTATTGAATTCGATTCAAAAGTTTTTAAAAGACAAATCGGGAGAAATCATTCTTTGCGGTTTGAGTAAAGAAGTAAAGGACACGATGGATTTGATGTACTTTACGAAGAAAGTAAAAGTATTTGCAAACCTGGAAGGAGCTTTGGCGAGTTTGTAG
- a CDS encoding ATP-binding protein — MKPDNEKTYIFPNDLDSLSEVRKEVRSFLGEKCPDLTKGRIVFCLDEVITNVIEHGFPEPKESEILLTMQNRSKEWKFIINDKGISFDPTKLKSETWKELYESGADGGFGLRSVKKIMTIKYKRLKSPPGNKLTLIYSKEADE; from the coding sequence GTGAAACCTGATAATGAGAAAACTTATATCTTTCCGAATGATCTGGATTCTTTATCCGAAGTCAGGAAAGAGGTTCGATCGTTTTTGGGAGAAAAATGTCCCGATCTGACCAAAGGCAGGATTGTATTTTGCCTGGATGAAGTTATAACAAATGTTATAGAGCATGGATTTCCCGAACCGAAGGAATCCGAAATCCTTCTTACGATGCAAAACCGTTCCAAAGAATGGAAGTTCATCATTAATGATAAAGGGATTTCTTTTGACCCCACGAAATTAAAAAGCGAAACCTGGAAAGAATTGTACGAATCCGGCGCCGACGGTGGATTTGGGCTTCGTTCCGTTAAAAAAATCATGACAATCAAATACAAACGGTTGAAATCTCCTCCCGGAAATAAACTAACACTTATATATTCTAAGGAAGCCGATGAATAA